In Vigna unguiculata cultivar IT97K-499-35 chromosome 3, ASM411807v1, whole genome shotgun sequence, a single genomic region encodes these proteins:
- the LOC114175767 gene encoding serine acetyltransferase 4-like: MAHLSHKTLNYLPETLSEHEAEEGQPTSVGSFSFWPPHLEKVFPVYAMGIPNPVMDSSLQNSDCFDPIWDDVRREAQLEAEREPILSSFFYATILSHDCLEQALAFALANRLQKPTLLATQLMDIFSTVIKHDKGIQHSIRLDIQAFKDRDPACLSYCSALLYMKGYQSLQVHRVAHALWGQGRKVLALALQSRVSEVFGVDIHPAATIGNGILVDHGTGVVIGETAIIGNRVSLMQGVTLGGTGKDTGDRHPKVADGVLIGAHATILGNLQVGECVMIAAGSLVLQDVPPHSIVAGVPAKVIGKFIVH, from the exons ATGGCTCATCTGAGCCACAAGACCTTGAATTATCTTCCTGAAACTCTGTCTGAACATGAAGCTGAGGAAGGCCAACCTACCAGTGTTGGTTCCTTTTCGTTTTGGCCTCCTCATCTGGAGAAAGTTTTCCCCGTTTATGCCATGGGAATTCCCAACCCTGTCATGGATTCTTCACTTCAAAATTCAGATTGTTTTGATCCTATCTGGGATGATGTCAGAAGAGAAGCACAGTTAGAG GCAGAAAGAGAACCTATTTTAAGTAGCTTCTTCTATGCCACTATTCTGTCTCATGATTGCTTGGAGCAAGCATTAGCTTTTGCTTTGGCCAACCGACTCCAAAAGCCTACTCTTTTGGCTACTCAGCTGATGGATATATTTTCTACTGTGATAAAGCATGATAAAGGTATCCAGCATTCGATTCGCTTGGATATTCAG GCATTTAAAGATCGTGATCCTGCTTGTTTGTCATATTGCTCAGCGCTTTTATATATGAAG GGTTATCAGTCTTTGCAAGTACATCGAGTAGCTCATGCTTTGTGGGGCCAGGGTCGCAAAGTTTTAGCCTTAGCTTTGCAAAGTCGAGTTAGTGAG GTTTTTGGAGTTGATATACATCCAG CTGCGACAATTGGGAATGGAATTTTAGTAGATCATGGAACAGGTGTTGTCATTGGTGAAACTGCTATAATTGGAAACAGAGTTTCACTGATGCAA GGTGTAACTTTGGGTGGCACAGGAAAGGACACAGGTGATCGCCATCCCAAAGTTGCAGACGGAGTGCTAATTGGAGCTCATGCAACTATACTTGGGAATTTACAAGTTGGTGAGTGTGTTATGATAGCTGCAGGTTCCCTTGTGTTACAAGATGTTCCTCCTCACAG CATTGTGGCTGGTGTACCAGCAAAGGTTATTGGAAAGTTTATAGTTCACTGA
- the LOC114176236 gene encoding isocitrate dehydrogenase [NAD] regulatory subunit 1, mitochondrial-like isoform X2, whose translation MARRSLPFLKDLLSRSSPSRITTRSVTYMHRPGDGTPRPVTLIPGDGIGPMVTGAVEQVMEAMHAPVYFEKFEVHGNMKAVPQEVLESIRKNQVCLKGGLITPMGGGVSSLNVQLRKELDLYASLVNCFNLPGLTMRHNNVDIVVIRENTEGEYSGLEHEVIPGVVESLKFCSERIAKYAFEYAYLNNRKTVTAVHKANIMKLADGLFLESCREVATNYPGIKYNEIIVDNCCMQLVSKPEQFDVMVTPNLYGNLIANTAAGIAGGTGVMPGGNVGAEHAVFEQGASAGNVGSEKVLEQKIANPVALLLSSAMMLRHLQFPAFADRLETAVARVILEGKYRTKDLGGSSTTQEVVDAVIDALD comes from the exons ATGGCCAGAAGATCACTGCCGTTTCTCAAGGACCTCCTCTCGCGCTCCTCGCCCAGCCGGATCACCACCCGATCCGTCACCTACATGCACCGCCCGGGCGACGGGACGCCGAGGCCGGTGACGCTCATTCCGGGCGACGGAATTGGGCCCATGGTGACGGGCGCGGTGGAGCAGGTGATGGAGGCGATGCACGCGCCGGTTTACTTTGAGAAGTTCGAGGTCCACGGGAACATGAAGGCGGTGCCGCAGGAGGTGCTGGAGTCGATTCGGAAGAACCAGGTGTGTCTCAAGGGAGGCCTGATCACCCCCATGGGTGGCGGCGTCAGTTCCCTCAACGTGCAGCTCAGGAAGGAGCTCGATCTCTACGCCTCCCTCGTCAACTGCTTCAACCTCCCAGGCTTGACCATGCGCCACAATAACGTCGACATCGTCGTCATCAGGGAGAACACCGAAGGCGAGTACTCCGGCCTCGAACACGAGGTCATTCCCGGCGTCGTCGAAAGCCTAAAG TTCTGTTCAGAGCGTATTGCTAAGTATGCATTCGAGTATGCTTATCTGAACAACAGAAAGACGGTGACTGCTGTACACAAAGCAAATATTATGAAGCTTGCAGATGGTTTATTTTTGGAATCTTGTCGAGAGGTTGCCACAAATTACCCTGGAATCAAGTATAACGAAATTATTGTGGATAACTGCTGCATGCAGCTTGTTTCAAAGCCTGAACAGTTTGATGTCATG GTGACCCCAAATCTTTATGGAAATCTAATTGCAAATACTGCAGCAGGCATTGCTGGAGGTACTGGAGTTATGCCAGGAG GTAATGTTGGAGCGGAGCACGCTGTGTTTGAGCAAGGTGCTTCAGCAGGAAATGTTGGTAGTGAAAAAGTATTAGAGCAAAAGATTGCGAATCCAGTGGCACTTCTTCTCTCGTCAGCTATGATGCTTAGGCATCTTCAATTTCCTGCCTTTGCTGACCGTTTGGAGACTGCAGTGGCACGTGTCATTCTGGAGGGAAAATACCGAACAAAGGATCTTGGAGGCTCAAGCACCACCCAAGAGGTTGTGGATGCAGTCATAGATGCTTTAGATTGA
- the LOC114176420 gene encoding disease resistance-like protein DSC1, with the protein MEPPYSCLATGLKHDVFISFRGPDVRNGLLSHLNKELCRRKIDVYVDKRIERGDEISSALLRAIEGSQILLVIFSEDYASSPWCLEELAKMVECNEKNKQILLPVFYNVDPSDVRSKRGNYAVALAKHEERFKENMLMFKENMLMVQSWRSALEKASHVAGFHYPKNFDDESDLVDEIVERISGTLTNFSPSGSNGLVGIDQNIAQIQSLLLKESSEVRFVGIWGMGGIGKTTIARTIFDKYSPEYEGCCFLNVKEEVERHGLSNLQEKLISELMEGEGLYTSGTNKATILNSVERRMIRKKVLIVLDDVNTPKQLKYLIGKPICFGPGSRVLVTSRDMRVLTTGGVNRIHEVKEMDPQDSLKLFCLNAFNENQPRKGYKELSEEVVKIAQGNPLALKVLGSDFHSRGIDTWECALSKIKKYPNEEIQSVLRFSYDGLDEVEKKAFLDIAFFFKDDDKDYVIKQLDAWGFHGASGIEALQQKALITISDNRIQIHDLIREMGCEIVRQESTKYPRKRSRLRDPMEVSDVLKQNLRTDKVEGMQIDVSGIKDFPLRLGTFKKMPCLRFLKFYLPLHAELSLLQSHDGPIWCPEKQDELLLSAGCKELMRVASEIHIKCLHYLVIEDCSDPSRLNELTSTEMKMLQNTAQDAGVEIILNSSIGHLSSLECSDVVDQQFRNLPNELLYVRYTYYLKISKGKRPDSGKPKLNILFDSLRYYQRVSMDELYNTVVVFPRSSRGEMWVKGAKKEVKGFVVATFYFHLYTVLFFLSPSSFSITLLIQTVICSFILFFCILLSFFSRSRYLGQSFDNC; encoded by the exons ATGGAACCTCCATACTCTTGTCTTGCCACTGGATTAAAGCATGATGTTTTCATCAGCTTTAGAGGGCCCGATGTACGGAATGGTCTGCTTAGCCATTTGAATAAGGAATTATGTCGCAGAAAGATTGATGTTTACGTGGACAAGAGAATTGAAAGGGGAGATGAAATATCATCCGCACTTCTGAGAGCAATTGAAGGGTCACAGATTTTATTGGTCATATTCTCAGAAGACTATGCTTCATCACCCTGGTGCTTGGAAGAGCTTGCCAAAATGGTTGAATGcaatgaaaaaaacaaacagATTCTTCTACCTGTTTTCTACAATGTAGATCCATCAGATGTGCGGTCGAAGCGAGGGAATTATGCAGTTGCTTTGGCTAAACATGAAGAAAGGTTCAAGGAAAACATGCTCATGTTCAAGGAAAACATGCTCATGGTACAAAGTTGGAGATCAGCTTTGGAAAAGGCTAGTCATGTAGCAGGGTTTCATTATCCAAAAAATTTTGA tgATGAATCTGATCTTGTCGATGAAATCGTAGAACGCATTTCTGGAACGTTGACCAACTTTAGCCCAAGTGGGTCTAACGGCCTCGTTGGAATTGATCAAAACATTGCACAGATTCAATCGTTATTGCTAAAGGAATCAAGTGAAGTTCGTTTTGTTGGAATTTGGGGCATGGGTGGCATAGGTAAGACAACCATTGCTCGTActatatttgataaatattctCCTGAATATGAAGGTTGTTGCTTCTTGAATGTGAAAGAAGAAGTGGAACGACACGGACTGAGTAATTTACAGGAGAAACTTATATCTGAACTAATGGAGGGAGAAGGTCTTTATACAAGTGGCACAAACAAAGCAACAATCTTAAATTCTGTTGAGAGAAGGATGATTCGGAAAAAAGTTCTGATTGTGCTTGATGATGTGAATACTCCAAAACAATTGAAATATCTTATTGGCAAGCCAATTTGCTTTGGCCCAGGGAGTAGAGTGCTCGTTACAAGTAGAGATATGCGTGTGCTTACCACTGGAGGAGTTAATCGGATTCACGAGGTCAAGGAAATGGATCCTCAAGATTCCCTCAAGCTTTTCTGCTTAAATGCCTTCAATGAAAACCAACCCAGAAAGGGTTATAAAGAGCTATCTGAAGAGGTGGTTAAAATTGCCCAGGGCAATCCATTAGCCTTGAAAGTTTTAGGTTCAGATTTTCATTCCAGGGGTATAGACACATGGGAGTGTGCATTAAGTAAAATCAAGAAGTATCCCAATGAGGAAATTCAAAGTGTGTTAAGATTCAGTTACGATGGTTTGgatgaagtagagaaaaaggcATTTCTAGACATTGCATTCTTTTTCAAAGACGATGACAAAGATTACGTGATCAAGCAACTGGATGCTTGGGGATTTCATGGAGCTAGTGGAATAGAGGCTCTTCAGCAAAAAGCTCTGATAACAATATCAGATAACAGGATACAGATTCATGACTTGATCCGAGAAATGGGTTGTGAAATAGTTCGTCAAGAATCTACTAAATATCCCAGAAAACGCAGCCGGTTGAGGGATCCTATGGAAGTATCTGATGTACTGAAACAGAACCTG AGAACTGACAAGGTGGAGGGGATGCAGATAGATGTGTCTGGAATTAAAGATTTTCCTTTGAGATTAGGCACTTTTAAAAAGATGCCTTGTTTAAGATTTCTCAAATTTTATCTCCCATTGCATGCTGAGCTCTCTCTGCTGCAAAGCCATGATGGTCCCATTTGGTGTCCGGAGAAACAAGATGAGTTGCTTTTATCTGCAGGGTGCAAGGAACTGATGAGGGTTGCGAGCGAGATTCACATAAAATGTCTTCACTACCTTGTTATTGAGGATTGCTCAGATCCTTCACGACTGAACGAACTAACATCAACTGAAATGAAGATGCTGCAAAACACAGCACAGGACGCTGGAGTGGAAATAATATTGAACTCATCCATTGGACACCTTAGCAGTTTGGAATGCTCCGATGTGGTTGATCAACAGTTCAGGAATTTGCCCAATGAGCTACTTTATGTAAGATACACCTATTACCTTAAGATTTCTAAGGGTAAGCGACCAGACAGTGGAAAACCCAAGTTAAATATTCTATTTGATAGCTTAAGGTATTACCAACGCGTGTCTATGGACGAGTTGTATAACACGGTTGTCGTGTTTCCTCGGAGCAGTCGTGGAGAGATGTGGGTGAAAGGAGCTAAAAAGGAGGTCAAAGGTTTTGTGGTTGCCACGTTCTACTTTCATCTTTACACCGTCCTTTTCTTCCTATCTCcttcttccttttccatcacctTGCTTATTCAGACTGTAATTTGCTCATTCATTCTTTTCTTCTGTATTTTACTATCATTTTTCTCCCGATCCCGATATCTCGGACAATCATTTGACAACTGTTGA
- the LOC114175766 gene encoding phosphoserine aminotransferase 2, chloroplastic-like, whose amino-acid sequence MSISTSPHSHLLHPNHNHRIHTATTTTAFSLPSSRTFRPIKCASTPAQLQDPIPVQAQAQERVFNFAAGPATLPETVLRRAQSELYLWGESGMSVMEMSHRGKDFMFIIEKAEEHLRTLLEIPPGFSVLFLQGGATTQFAAVPLNLCTPDDPVDYVVTGSWSDKAFKEAQKYCKPSVIWSGKSGKYTGIPHVGTFEQNPDAKYLHICANETIHGVEYKDYPFPENPSGVLVADMSSNFCSKPVDVSRFGVIYAGAQKNVGPSGVTIVIVRDDLIGRAQGVTPVMLDYKIHVENGSLYNTPPCYGIYMCGLVFEELLEQGGLKEVEKKNEKKAEILYNAIDGSKGFYKCPVEKPVRSLMNVPFTLEKSELEGEFIKEAAKENMVQLKGHRSVGGMRASIYNAMPLAGIQKLVAFMEDFQARHD is encoded by the coding sequence ATGTCGATCTCAACTTCACCTCACTCACACCTTCTTCACCCAAACCATAACCACCGTATCCacaccgccaccaccaccaccgccttTTCCCTCCCCTCTTCGCGCACTTTCAGGCCCATCAAATGCGCCTCCACGCCGGCCCAGCTACAGGATCCCATCCCGGTCCAGGCCCAGGCCCAAGAGCGCGTCTTCAACTTCGCCGCCGGTCCCGCCACCCTGCCCGAGACCGTACTCCGACGAGCCCAGTCCGAGCTCTACCTCTGGGGAGAATCCGGCATGAGCGTCATGGAGATGAGCCACCGTGGCAAGGATTTCATGTTCATAATAGAAAAGGCCGAGGAACATCTACGCACCCTTCTGGAAATCCCACCGGGCTTTTCCGTCTTGTTCCTCCAGGGCGGCGCCACCACCCAGTTCGCAGCCGTGCCGCTCAACCTCTGCACCCCTGACGACCCCGTCGATTACGTTGTCACTGGCTCGTGGAGCGATAAGGCATTCAAGGAGGCCCAAAAATACTGTAAACCCAGTGTGATTTGGTCTGGGAAATCTGGAAAATACACAGGGATTCCACATGTTGGGACTTTTGAGCAGAACCCAGATGCCAAATATTTGCACATTTGTGCAAATGAGACTATTCATGGGGTTGAGTACAAGGACTACCCATTTCCAGAGAACCCCTCTGGTGTTCTTGTTGCTGATATGTCTTCAAATTTCTGTTCCAAGCCTGTTGACGTGTCAAGGTTTGGAGTCATCTATGCCGGTGCACAGAAGAATGTGGGGCCCTCTGGTGTCACAATTGTGATAGTGAGGGATGATCTGATTGGGCGTGCACAGGGTGTTACTCCTGTGATGCTTGATTACAAGATTCATGTTGAGAACGGGTCACTCTACAACACTCCTCCTTGCTATGGCATTTACATGTGCGGGTTGGTGTTTGAGGAGCTGTTGGAGCAGGGTGGGTTGAAGGAGGTTGAGAAGAAGAACGAGAAGAAAGCTGAGATTTTGTATAATGCAATTGATGGGAGCAAGGGGTTTTATAAGTGTCCGGTGGAGAAGCCTGTGAGATCATTGATGAATGTGCCCTTCACGTTGGAGAAGTCAGAGCTTGAGGGAGAGTTTATCAAGGAGGCTGCAAAAGAGAACATGGTTCAGCTCAAGGGACATAGGTCTGTTGGTGGCATGAGGGCTTCTATTTATAATGCTATGCCTTTGGCTGGAATTCAGAAATTGGTGGCTTTCATGGAGGACTTCCAAGCTAGGCATGATTAG
- the LOC114176236 gene encoding isocitrate dehydrogenase [NAD] regulatory subunit 1, mitochondrial-like isoform X1, with protein sequence MARRSLPFLKDLLSRSSPSRITTRSVTYMHRPGDGTPRPVTLIPGDGIGPMVTGAVEQVMEAMHAPVYFEKFEVHGNMKAVPQEVLESIRKNQVCLKGGLITPMGGGVSSLNVQLRKELDLYASLVNCFNLPGLTMRHNNVDIVVIRENTEGEYSGLEHEVIPGVVESLKVITKFCSERIAKYAFEYAYLNNRKTVTAVHKANIMKLADGLFLESCREVATNYPGIKYNEIIVDNCCMQLVSKPEQFDVMVTPNLYGNLIANTAAGIAGGTGVMPGGNVGAEHAVFEQGASAGNVGSEKVLEQKIANPVALLLSSAMMLRHLQFPAFADRLETAVARVILEGKYRTKDLGGSSTTQEVVDAVIDALD encoded by the exons ATGGCCAGAAGATCACTGCCGTTTCTCAAGGACCTCCTCTCGCGCTCCTCGCCCAGCCGGATCACCACCCGATCCGTCACCTACATGCACCGCCCGGGCGACGGGACGCCGAGGCCGGTGACGCTCATTCCGGGCGACGGAATTGGGCCCATGGTGACGGGCGCGGTGGAGCAGGTGATGGAGGCGATGCACGCGCCGGTTTACTTTGAGAAGTTCGAGGTCCACGGGAACATGAAGGCGGTGCCGCAGGAGGTGCTGGAGTCGATTCGGAAGAACCAGGTGTGTCTCAAGGGAGGCCTGATCACCCCCATGGGTGGCGGCGTCAGTTCCCTCAACGTGCAGCTCAGGAAGGAGCTCGATCTCTACGCCTCCCTCGTCAACTGCTTCAACCTCCCAGGCTTGACCATGCGCCACAATAACGTCGACATCGTCGTCATCAGGGAGAACACCGAAGGCGAGTACTCCGGCCTCGAACACGAGGTCATTCCCGGCGTCGTCGAAAGCCTAAAG GTAATTACGAAGTTCTGTTCAGAGCGTATTGCTAAGTATGCATTCGAGTATGCTTATCTGAACAACAGAAAGACGGTGACTGCTGTACACAAAGCAAATATTATGAAGCTTGCAGATGGTTTATTTTTGGAATCTTGTCGAGAGGTTGCCACAAATTACCCTGGAATCAAGTATAACGAAATTATTGTGGATAACTGCTGCATGCAGCTTGTTTCAAAGCCTGAACAGTTTGATGTCATG GTGACCCCAAATCTTTATGGAAATCTAATTGCAAATACTGCAGCAGGCATTGCTGGAGGTACTGGAGTTATGCCAGGAG GTAATGTTGGAGCGGAGCACGCTGTGTTTGAGCAAGGTGCTTCAGCAGGAAATGTTGGTAGTGAAAAAGTATTAGAGCAAAAGATTGCGAATCCAGTGGCACTTCTTCTCTCGTCAGCTATGATGCTTAGGCATCTTCAATTTCCTGCCTTTGCTGACCGTTTGGAGACTGCAGTGGCACGTGTCATTCTGGAGGGAAAATACCGAACAAAGGATCTTGGAGGCTCAAGCACCACCCAAGAGGTTGTGGATGCAGTCATAGATGCTTTAGATTGA